The Sphingosinicella flava genome includes the window AAACGGCGACGGTGTCAGTCGAGGGCCAGGTCCGCGTTTCTGCAGGCAAGAAGAAGCACGGGATTTTGACGCGGTGAGAATGCCCCTCCCCCTTGATGGGGGAGGCTGGGTGGGGGGTGATCTACGACGTAGAGCGCGTTCCTTCCGGAGACATCACCCCTCCCCAACCCCTCCCCATCGAGGGGAGGGGCTTTTTGTTAGCCACTCCTGAGCAAGTCCACCGCCGCATCCCTTTCGAAAAGATAGAGAAGGTTGCGCGCCGTCTGGCCGCGTTCGCCCTTGAGGCCGCCGTCGCGGTCGATGAGGAGACGGGCATCTCCGGTTGCGACGGGCGCAAGTTCCTGGAGGAGTTCGGGCGTGGCGAGGCGGAATTGCGCTTCGCCCGACTGGCGGGTGCCGAGAATTTCTCCAGCGCCGCGCAGACGGAGGTCTTCCTCGGCGATGCGGAAGCCGTCATTGGTTTCGCGCATCAGGGCGAGGCGCGCGCGGGCGGTTTCGCTCAAGGCGTTGCCGCGGAGGAGGAGGCAGACGGAGCGCTGGTCCCCCCGCCCAACGCGGCCGCGCAGCTGGTGGAGCTGGGCGAGGCCGAAGCGGTCTGCGCCCTCGATGATCATCAAGGTTGCATTGGGGACATCCACGCCAACCTCGATCACCGTGGTCGCGACGAGGACGGAGAGGCTGTTGCGCTGGAAGGCCGCCATGACAGCGTCCTTTTCCGGGCCCTTCATGCGGCCATGGACGAGGCCGATCCGGTCGCCGAAGCGCTGGCGGAGGGTGCGGGCGCGTTCCTCGGCGGCGGCCTGATCGGAGGCTTCGCTTTCCTCGACGAGGGGACAGACCCAATAGGCCTGACCGCCGGCCTCCATGTGACGGCCAAGGGCGTCGACGACTTCGGCGAGGCGATCGACGCTCAGCACGCGGGTTTCGATCGGCTGGCGGCCCGGCGGCATTTCGTCGAGGCGGCTCACGTCCATCTCGCCATATTGGGTGAGCGTCAGCGTGCGCGGGATCGGCGTTGCGGTCATGACGAGGAGGTGCGGCGGGTGAGCGGCCTTGCTCGCCAACATCATGCGCTGTGCGACGCCGAAGCGGTGCTGCTCGTCCACCACGGCGAGGCCGAGATTCTTGTAGCCGACCGCCTCCTGAAAAATGGCATGGGTGCCGACGAGGATGTGGATCGAGCCGTCCGCTAGGCCCATCAAGGTGGCGTCGCGCGCCCTGCCCTTCTCGCGGCCGGTGAGGATCGCGACATTGACCGGAAGGCCGGAGAGTTGGCGGATCAGGGTTTCGAAATGCTGGCGGGCGAGAATTTCGGTTGGGGCGAGCAGCGCGCCCTGCGCCCCGGCCTCCACGGCGATCAGCAGGGCTTCGAGCGCCACGAGCGTCTTGCCGGAGCCGACATCGCCCTGGAGCAGGCGGAGCATCGGCATGTCCTGCTGCATGTCGCCCTCGATCTCGCCCATGGCGCGGCGCTGGGCGCCGGTGGGAGCATAAGGGAGGTTGAGCATGGCGCGGAGGCGGCCGTCGCCCTTCAGGGGCACGCCCTTGCGCTTGCGGGACGAGGCGCGGACGAGGCTGAGCGCAAGCTGGTTGGCGAAGATTTCGTCATAAGCGAGGCGGTGGCGGGCGGCATCGGCCTCCGGATCGCGATGGGCCTGATGAAGCGCCTTCTGCCAATCCGGCCAGCCGCGTTTCGCCATCAGGCTCGGTTCGATCCATTCGCCGAGGCTGGGGAGGCGTTCGAGCGCCTGTGCGGCAAGCTGGCCCATGCGGTTGTTGGTGAGGCCTTCGGAGAGCGGATAGACGGGCTCGCGGAGCGGCAGCGTTCCGGCCTCGGCGGGTGGCAAGACATAGTCCGGATGAACCATCTGCAATTCCTGGCCGTAGCGGTCGAGCTTGCCGGAGATGATCTTGGGCTCGCCAAGGGGAAGCTGCTTCTTGGCCCAGCCCGGATTGTTGAAATATGTGAGGGTCACGTAATTGCCCGCCTTGTCCGTGGCGTGGACACGGAACGGCCCCCTGCCCCCGCTTTGGCGGTAATCGACGGGCGTCACCTCGACGACGATGATGCGGCCGACATCGGCCTCGTCCAGCTCCGCGACGCGGCGGCGCTCAATCCAGCTGACCGGCAGGTGGAACAGGATGTCGGCGACCTTTTCCAGCCCCAGCCGCTTCAGCGGCTTGGCAAGGCCTGGGCCGATGCCCTTCAGCACCTCCACTTCGGCGAACAGCGGATTGAGTCTATCGGGCCGCATGACTAGATGCGTGTCCTAATCAAAGGGGAGGTGGGAAACCAGTGCCTCTCTCGTGTTCCTGCGAAAGCAGGAACCCAGTTTCACCTTTAGCGCCGCTGGGCTCCTGCCTTCGCAGGAGCACAGCGAGCATGGAGCCATGATGGATCGCGACAACCGCCTGAAACGCCTGCGCTTTCGCGCCTGGCACCGGGGCACGAAGGAGGCCGACCTGCTGATCGGCGGCTATTTCGACGCGCATCATGCAGGCTGGAGCGAGGCGGAGATCGGCTGGTTCGAGGCTCTGCTCGGCGAGGAGGATGTCGAGATCATGGCCTGGGCCATCGGCACCCAGGCGCCGCCCGCGCGTTACGAGGGGCCGATGATGAGCAAGCTCCAGACCCTCGATTATATCAGGCATTTGCGGTGATGGCGGGCGTAGTCTCGCCCCTCCCCCTTGATGGGGGATGGCTTTCTTGGGCGAGCGGCAGGGCATGAGCGACCTTTCCAAGATTCTTTCCGCCAAGGCGCCCATCACTCTCGCCGGCGCGCCTTCAGGCTTCCTCCCGTGGCTCGCCGCCGATCTGGCGCGGGCCGCCAAGGGTCGCGCCGTGTTCATCGCGCCCGATGAAGCGGCGATGCGGGCGATCGTCGACGCAGCGCATTATTTCGCGCCGGAATTGGAGACGCTGTCTTTCCCGGCTTGGGACTGCCTTCCCTATGACCGCGCCTCCCCGTCCCTGCGCGCTTCGTCGGAACGTCTGGCCGCGCTTCATGCGTTGCAGGGCAAGCCGAAGGGGCCGCAGCTGCTCGTCACCACGGTCAACGCCGCGACCCAGCGCACGCTGACGCCGTTTCGCATTCGCCAACTTGTCGCACGCCTCGCGCCGGGCGAGCGGATCGACCGGGATCGGCTCGCGATGCTCCTCAATGCCAATGGCTATGTCCGGGTGGAAAGCGTTCAGGACGCGGGGGAATATGCCGTGCGCGGCGGCCTTGTCGATCTTTTCCCTTCGGGTGAGGAAGAGGCTTTGCGCCTCGACTTCTTCGGCGACGAGATCGAGACGGTGCGCCGCTTCGACCCGGCGACGCAGCGGACGACGGGGACGGTGGAGGGCTTCACCCTCCTCCCCGCGTCCGAGGCTTTGCTGGACGAGGAGAGCATCAAAAGGTTCCGGTCGCGCTACCGCGAATTGTTCGGCGCGGCTGCGACCGGCGATCCGCTCTATCAGGCGGTATCGGACGGGCGGCGGCTGGCCGGGCTCGACCATTGGCTGCCCCTCTTCGAGGAGCGGCTGGCGACCCTGTTCGATCATCTGTCCGATGACGATATCGTCGTGCGCGATGCGGGGGATGCGGGAGCGGCCGAGGCGCGGTTCGAGGCGATCGCCGATTATTTCGAGAACCGGAAACGCGCACAATCGAGCGATCCGGGCAGCTACCGGCCGCTCGAGCCCAAAACGCTCTACCTGACGCGCGAGGAATGGCAGACGCTGATCGAGGATCGGCCGCTGCATCTGACGACGCCTTTCCACGAGCCGGAAAGCGCGAGCGTCGTCGACTTCGAAGTGGACGGCCCGCGCGACTTCGCGCCGGAGCGGGCGCAGAACGCCAATGTCTATGAAGCGGTGGTCGCGCATGTGACGGCGCTCCGGCGCTCAGGGCACAAGGTGGTGTTGGCGAGCTATACGGGCGGCGCGCGGGAGCGGTTGAAAGGCCTGCTTGCCGACCATGGCCTCACCAAGACGGTCGAGGCGAATGGCTGGCAGGAGGCACTGGGCGCGGCGGCGAAGAACCAGGTCGCGCTGACCGTCGTCCAG containing:
- a CDS encoding FAD assembly factor SdhE, with protein sequence MDRDNRLKRLRFRAWHRGTKEADLLIGGYFDAHHAGWSEAEIGWFEALLGEEDVEIMAWAIGTQAPPARYEGPMMSKLQTLDYIRHLR
- the recG gene encoding ATP-dependent DNA helicase RecG, producing MRPDRLNPLFAEVEVLKGIGPGLAKPLKRLGLEKVADILFHLPVSWIERRRVAELDEADVGRIIVVEVTPVDYRQSGGRGPFRVHATDKAGNYVTLTYFNNPGWAKKQLPLGEPKIISGKLDRYGQELQMVHPDYVLPPAEAGTLPLREPVYPLSEGLTNNRMGQLAAQALERLPSLGEWIEPSLMAKRGWPDWQKALHQAHRDPEADAARHRLAYDEIFANQLALSLVRASSRKRKGVPLKGDGRLRAMLNLPYAPTGAQRRAMGEIEGDMQQDMPMLRLLQGDVGSGKTLVALEALLIAVEAGAQGALLAPTEILARQHFETLIRQLSGLPVNVAILTGREKGRARDATLMGLADGSIHILVGTHAIFQEAVGYKNLGLAVVDEQHRFGVAQRMMLASKAAHPPHLLVMTATPIPRTLTLTQYGEMDVSRLDEMPPGRQPIETRVLSVDRLAEVVDALGRHMEAGGQAYWVCPLVEESEASDQAAAEERARTLRQRFGDRIGLVHGRMKGPEKDAVMAAFQRNSLSVLVATTVIEVGVDVPNATLMIIEGADRFGLAQLHQLRGRVGRGDQRSVCLLLRGNALSETARARLALMRETNDGFRIAEEDLRLRGAGEILGTRQSGEAQFRLATPELLQELAPVATGDARLLIDRDGGLKGERGQTARNLLYLFERDAAVDLLRSG